A single region of the Actinoplanes sp. SE50/110 genome encodes:
- a CDS encoding PspC domain-containing protein, which produces MNSVHDTMARQGLVRPRDGRMLGGVCAGLGRRFGLDPWLARLLFVLILFLIPGSQILIYPVLWVLMPAEETVYSPHTPPTTW; this is translated from the coding sequence ATGAACTCCGTGCACGACACGATGGCCCGGCAGGGCCTGGTCCGCCCGCGGGACGGCCGCATGCTGGGCGGCGTCTGCGCGGGGCTGGGGCGCCGCTTCGGCCTCGACCCGTGGCTCGCCCGCCTGCTGTTCGTGCTGATCCTGTTCCTGATCCCGGGCAGCCAGATCCTGATCTACCCGGTCCTCTGGGTGCTGATGCCGGCCGAGGAGACCGTCTACAGCCCGCACACCCCGCCGACCACCTGGTGA
- a CDS encoding redoxin family protein gives MSTRRALLTLPFAMLAAGCAAAPEAATPAAAAGRGSGSAAAPAVPDTLRFSGTTLDGTKFDAAQLAGRPAVLWFWAPWCATCASEAQSVADFHDEYAGRLTFLGIAGLGTAKAMRQFVADLDVGKVTHLNDPSGTIWSKFGIAQQSTYVLLDAAGKIVTRGYLDDLQLTAALKKLAG, from the coding sequence ATGAGCACCCGGCGTGCCCTGCTGACGCTTCCGTTCGCGATGCTGGCCGCCGGCTGCGCCGCGGCGCCGGAGGCGGCGACCCCGGCGGCCGCGGCCGGTCGAGGGTCCGGGTCAGCCGCGGCCCCGGCCGTCCCCGACACACTGCGATTCAGCGGTACGACGCTGGACGGCACGAAGTTCGACGCCGCCCAGTTGGCGGGCCGGCCCGCCGTCCTGTGGTTCTGGGCGCCGTGGTGCGCCACCTGTGCCAGCGAGGCCCAGTCCGTCGCCGACTTCCACGACGAGTACGCCGGGCGTCTCACCTTCCTCGGCATCGCCGGTCTGGGCACCGCGAAGGCCATGCGCCAGTTCGTCGCCGACCTGGACGTCGGCAAGGTCACCCACCTGAACGACCCGTCCGGCACGATCTGGTCGAAGTTCGGCATCGCCCAGCAGAGCACCTACGTCCTGCTGGACGCCGCCGGAAAGATCGTCACCCGGGGTTACCTCGACGACCTGCAGCTCACCGCCGCCCTCAAGAAGCTGGCCGGCTGA
- a CDS encoding Eukaryotic translation initiation factor 3 subunit A, producing MARSKNKERTASRVAVDIGSTGGRSVPPSAVILLVVCVLAAIWAVAMMTKPGRVGYVYFFMYAEYYMGVLTLVSLSITIMVGLVSTDRLVLSIRQRVFLQSTHRTTGVMAISSLAFHLWTKTVEGHIRVIDIFIPFIAQGNNLFYIGLGQISGYILVLVTWSGLIRARFIGRGKPWMWRAIHSISYLMWPIALVHGLSAGRAAKTWVIVSYVICVLLVLIGLAVRLSVSLNRRKDFASAAGVGAAKPSGNVVPTSGGGARGRFGGGRSAREQTTDLLAPAETPAVSSWIPAAPAAPPAAPPVAPVSPALAPISPAPFAGGRELEGPAPRQRRPEDDRYDEPTRAMPRREFEDDRYEEPALRGRRRDDDYYDEEPRPRGRRYADDEVEEEPRGRRAARTSMDDTSTRLRRDEMTETGTRLRIEDTGTGLRRDEMTETGTRLRRDEMTETGTRMRRYADDDAYYDEPARGRRRADAEPRYEDVPRQRAPRYEEDDEPRGGRRRADDGRHSRSEFVDLADDRYADDDSLVDTSARRARRPSADVLRGNPAGRGRARDDDDSYFSQLRGDVN from the coding sequence ATGGCCCGGTCGAAGAACAAAGAGCGCACCGCCAGTAGGGTGGCGGTCGACATCGGCTCCACCGGCGGTCGGTCCGTGCCCCCGAGCGCGGTGATCCTGCTGGTGGTCTGTGTCCTGGCGGCAATCTGGGCGGTCGCGATGATGACCAAGCCCGGCCGCGTCGGCTACGTGTACTTCTTCATGTACGCGGAGTACTACATGGGGGTTCTGACCCTCGTGTCGCTCTCCATCACCATCATGGTCGGCCTGGTCTCCACCGACCGCCTGGTCCTCTCCATCCGGCAGCGGGTCTTCCTGCAGTCCACCCACCGGACCACCGGCGTGATGGCGATCTCGTCCCTGGCGTTCCACCTGTGGACGAAGACCGTCGAGGGGCACATCCGTGTCATCGACATCTTTATCCCGTTCATCGCCCAGGGAAACAACCTGTTCTACATCGGGCTGGGACAGATCTCCGGATACATCCTGGTTCTGGTCACCTGGAGCGGCCTGATCCGGGCCCGGTTCATCGGCCGCGGCAAGCCGTGGATGTGGCGGGCGATCCACTCGATCTCCTACCTGATGTGGCCGATCGCCCTGGTCCACGGTCTGAGCGCGGGCCGTGCCGCGAAGACCTGGGTGATCGTCAGCTACGTGATCTGCGTGCTGCTGGTGCTGATCGGCCTGGCCGTGCGGCTCTCGGTCAGCCTGAACCGGCGCAAGGACTTCGCCTCGGCCGCCGGGGTCGGCGCGGCCAAGCCGTCCGGGAACGTGGTGCCCACCTCCGGTGGCGGCGCCCGCGGCCGGTTCGGCGGGGGCCGGTCGGCCCGCGAGCAGACCACCGACCTGCTGGCGCCCGCCGAAACCCCGGCGGTGAGCAGCTGGATCCCGGCCGCGCCCGCGGCGCCGCCGGCCGCCCCGCCGGTCGCGCCGGTGAGCCCGGCCCTGGCCCCGATCTCCCCGGCCCCGTTCGCCGGCGGCCGGGAGCTGGAGGGCCCCGCCCCCCGTCAGCGCCGGCCCGAAGACGACCGGTACGACGAGCCCACCCGGGCGATGCCGCGCCGCGAGTTCGAGGACGACCGGTACGAGGAGCCGGCCCTGCGCGGACGCCGCCGGGACGACGACTACTACGACGAGGAGCCCCGGCCGCGGGGCCGGCGCTACGCCGACGACGAGGTGGAAGAGGAGCCGCGCGGCCGCCGGGCGGCGCGGACCTCGATGGACGACACCAGCACCCGGCTGCGCCGCGACGAGATGACCGAGACCGGCACCCGGCTGCGGATCGAGGACACCGGCACCGGGCTGCGCCGGGACGAGATGACCGAGACCGGCACCCGGCTGCGCCGCGACGAGATGACCGAGACCGGCACCCGGATGCGCCGCTACGCCGACGACGACGCCTACTACGACGAGCCGGCCCGCGGCCGTCGCCGGGCCGACGCCGAGCCCCGCTACGAGGACGTCCCCCGCCAGCGCGCCCCGCGCTACGAGGAGGACGACGAGCCGCGCGGCGGCCGCCGCCGCGCCGACGACGGCCGGCACAGCCGCAGCGAGTTCGTCGACCTGGCCGACGACCGGTACGCCGATGACGACAGCCTGGTCGACACGTCCGCCCGCCGTGCCCGCCGGCCCTCCGCCGACGTGCTCCGCGGCAACCCGGCCGGCCGCGGCCGGGCCCGGGACGACGACGACTCGTACTTCTCGCAGCTGCGCGGTGACGTCAATTGA
- a CDS encoding NADH-quinone oxidoreductase subunit NuoF family protein → MSTAQVPPVTSIGIPRITAGYDEYGRLDLQAHQEVHGGFAALSSGELIGLTDRIELRGRGGAGFPFARKVRAVIDSCKRQDLPPVIVVNATEGEPPSWKDKAILTRSPHLILDGAALAAAALDAEEIVIGIADDGIGQNSLAAALAERKMPCPTRLVTVPHRFISGEGGALVRGINGEAHIPPGRKVRSSDNGVMGLPTLLSNAETYSQLAIAARLGPWEYNSVGIPEEPGTVMLTVGGSATNPAVVEAPSGTPLMDVLTMCGADIGPGLLVGGYHGKWISAEQAQTVTISRKGFAKVGGTLGAGMLIPIGSKTCALGEVAQVVQYLAGESAGQCGPCRLGLPDLARAVTLVSLGGSALEQVRQAAGLVKGRGACSHPDGTSRFALSALEVFQKDVEAHANGEGCGKQVRGILPLPYTAEKGARKLALDWSRCDGHGLCSAVAPEIIRLDHNGFPAFPQTPLPPWLEDGARKAVNVCPALALRLIDPATAAH, encoded by the coding sequence TTGAGCACGGCACAGGTTCCCCCGGTCACCTCGATCGGCATCCCGCGGATCACCGCGGGCTACGACGAGTACGGCCGCCTCGACCTGCAGGCGCACCAGGAGGTGCACGGCGGGTTTGCGGCGCTGTCGTCCGGTGAGCTGATCGGCCTCACCGACCGCATCGAGCTGCGTGGGCGCGGCGGGGCGGGTTTCCCGTTCGCCCGCAAGGTGCGCGCGGTCATCGACTCCTGCAAGCGCCAGGACCTGCCCCCGGTGATCGTGGTGAACGCCACCGAGGGTGAGCCCCCGTCCTGGAAGGACAAGGCGATCCTGACCCGGTCGCCGCACCTGATCCTGGACGGCGCGGCGCTGGCCGCGGCCGCCCTGGACGCCGAGGAGATCGTGATCGGCATCGCCGATGACGGCATCGGGCAGAATTCGCTGGCCGCCGCCCTGGCCGAGCGGAAGATGCCGTGCCCGACCCGGCTCGTCACGGTCCCGCACCGGTTCATCTCCGGCGAGGGCGGCGCGCTGGTCCGCGGGATCAACGGCGAGGCGCACATCCCGCCCGGCCGCAAGGTCCGCTCCAGCGACAACGGCGTGATGGGGCTGCCCACCCTGCTCTCCAACGCCGAGACGTACTCGCAGCTGGCGATCGCGGCCCGGCTCGGCCCGTGGGAGTACAACTCGGTCGGCATCCCGGAGGAGCCGGGCACGGTGATGCTCACCGTCGGCGGTTCGGCCACCAACCCGGCCGTCGTCGAGGCGCCCAGCGGCACCCCGCTGATGGACGTGCTCACCATGTGCGGCGCGGACATCGGCCCCGGCCTGCTGGTCGGCGGCTACCACGGCAAGTGGATCAGCGCCGAGCAGGCGCAGACGGTGACCATCTCGCGCAAGGGCTTCGCCAAGGTCGGGGGCACGCTCGGCGCCGGCATGCTGATCCCGATCGGCTCGAAGACCTGCGCGCTGGGCGAGGTCGCCCAGGTCGTGCAGTATCTGGCCGGCGAGTCCGCCGGCCAGTGCGGCCCGTGCCGGCTCGGTCTGCCCGACCTGGCCCGCGCGGTCACCCTGGTGTCACTCGGCGGTTCCGCGCTGGAGCAGGTCCGGCAGGCGGCCGGCCTGGTGAAGGGCCGGGGTGCGTGCAGCCACCCGGACGGCACGTCCCGGTTCGCGCTGTCCGCGCTCGAGGTGTTCCAGAAGGACGTGGAGGCGCACGCCAACGGCGAGGGCTGCGGCAAGCAGGTCCGCGGCATCCTCCCGCTGCCGTACACGGCCGAGAAGGGCGCCCGGAAGCTGGCCCTGGACTGGTCCCGCTGTGACGGGCACGGCCTGTGCTCGGCGGTCGCCCCGGAGATCATCCGGCTGGACCACAACGGCTTCCCGGCGTTTCCGCAGACGCCGCTGCCGCCGTGGCTGGAGGACGGCGCCCGTAAGGCGGTCAACGTCTGCCCGGCGCTGGCCCTGCGTCTGATCGACCCGGCCACCGCGGCGCATTGA
- a CDS encoding sensor domain-containing diguanylate cyclase has translation MEAPGGTGAEPDRQVLLLAELVGFMTKDTPSVQHVLDLMTPHLCEVAGLTAATVFELDSESGLMAATAQFGEPGRRDQMVAGKVFRAAAGGPPVVSGQQMAIRLRIGGQTVGVLLLTGERLAELRPDTISTIALHFATTLQGLFAEKARQFVAHTSTTIQELFEKGMTAGSVEEAAELLTHSCATAFRTEHAGLHLIDSDGRIRYVYGVGCPDERLEQLRLNLVGKSAIESPVWRSTVESGEPVLINNASTAKVRPGGMTETLGLGSFIAMPLMTGFGAVGMVLCGDSSGAREWSGRDRILAQQLSAEGALIMDSARMRQANRLHVEELTRQAFHDSLTGLPNRKHLLDRGDEAIEIAMCTGTRLALLLLDLNGFKQVNDTIGHHAGDVLLQLVAKRLDGLIRKPDLVARLGGDEFSVLVTGNPDDQAAVRVGERICERLREPFEIDGKPVQIGASIGVALFPRHATNIGDLMKDADASMYLAKRSGGGVHLTA, from the coding sequence GTGGAGGCTCCCGGCGGCACGGGCGCGGAACCCGATCGGCAGGTGCTCCTGCTGGCCGAACTTGTCGGCTTCATGACCAAGGACACCCCGTCGGTCCAGCACGTACTGGACCTGATGACCCCGCACCTGTGCGAGGTGGCCGGGTTGACCGCGGCAACGGTGTTCGAGCTGGATTCGGAGAGTGGCCTGATGGCCGCGACCGCCCAGTTCGGCGAGCCGGGGCGGCGCGACCAGATGGTCGCCGGCAAGGTGTTCCGGGCGGCGGCCGGTGGGCCGCCGGTGGTCAGTGGTCAGCAGATGGCGATCCGGCTGCGGATCGGCGGCCAGACCGTCGGGGTGCTGCTGCTGACCGGCGAGAGGCTCGCCGAGCTGCGGCCGGACACCATCTCGACGATCGCGCTGCATTTCGCGACCACCCTGCAGGGGCTGTTCGCGGAGAAGGCGCGGCAGTTCGTGGCGCACACCAGCACCACGATCCAGGAGCTGTTCGAGAAGGGCATGACCGCGGGCAGCGTGGAAGAGGCGGCCGAGCTGCTCACCCACTCGTGCGCGACCGCGTTCCGGACCGAGCACGCCGGGCTCCACCTGATCGACAGCGACGGGCGGATCCGGTACGTCTACGGGGTGGGCTGCCCCGACGAGCGGCTGGAGCAGTTGCGCCTGAACCTGGTCGGCAAGTCCGCGATCGAGTCGCCGGTCTGGCGCAGCACGGTCGAGTCGGGGGAGCCGGTGCTGATCAACAACGCCTCGACGGCCAAGGTGCGGCCGGGCGGGATGACCGAGACCCTCGGGCTCGGGTCGTTCATCGCGATGCCGTTGATGACCGGTTTCGGAGCGGTCGGCATGGTGCTGTGCGGCGACTCGTCCGGCGCCCGGGAGTGGAGCGGGCGGGACCGGATCCTGGCCCAGCAGCTCTCCGCCGAGGGTGCACTGATCATGGACAGTGCCCGGATGCGGCAGGCGAACCGATTGCACGTCGAGGAGCTGACCCGGCAGGCGTTCCACGACTCGCTGACCGGGCTGCCGAACCGCAAGCACCTGCTGGACCGGGGCGACGAGGCGATCGAGATCGCCATGTGCACCGGCACCCGGCTGGCCCTGCTGCTGCTCGACCTCAACGGGTTCAAGCAGGTCAACGACACGATCGGGCACCACGCCGGCGACGTGCTGCTGCAGCTGGTGGCCAAGCGGCTGGACGGCCTGATCCGCAAGCCGGACCTGGTGGCCCGGCTCGGCGGCGACGAGTTCTCGGTGCTGGTCACCGGGAACCCGGACGACCAGGCGGCGGTCCGGGTCGGCGAGCGGATCTGCGAGCGGCTGCGCGAGCCGTTCGAGATCGACGGCAAGCCGGTGCAGATCGGGGCGAGCATCGGGGTGGCGCTGTTCCCGCGGCACGCGACCAACATCGGCGATCTGATGAAGGACGCCGACGCCAGTATGTACCTGGCCAAGCGCAGCGGCGGTGGAGTGCACCTGACCGCCTGA
- a CDS encoding DUF3455 domain-containing protein, with the protein MTTRTATIAAGIGALALVSVGLPAGVSFAGTDRPVVADRAVVADRAVVADRPAMADRPAMADRPAMAGRAAVADRSATTREEGFLGGEPPVPTALQPPAGNVLHAVLKARGVQIYECRRSMWQLLEAAASLNGATVNPVRKVTAVHFRGPAWVSDQDGSTVAGADPVSAPGAGAGDVPQVLYRATGNRGGGLFGEVTYIQRIATQGGVAPTKSCGGNQPIAVPYHAVYRFFVKK; encoded by the coding sequence ATGACCACCCGTACCGCCACGATCGCCGCCGGGATCGGCGCGCTCGCCCTCGTCTCCGTCGGCCTGCCGGCGGGGGTGTCGTTCGCCGGCACCGACCGACCCGTGGTCGCCGACCGAGCCGTGGTCGCCGACCGAGCCGTGGTCGCCGACCGACCCGCGATGGCCGACCGACCCGCGATGGCCGACCGACCCGCGATGGCCGGCCGAGCCGCGGTCGCCGACCGGTCGGCCACCACCCGGGAGGAGGGCTTCCTCGGCGGTGAGCCCCCGGTCCCGACGGCGCTGCAGCCGCCGGCCGGGAATGTCCTGCACGCTGTCCTCAAAGCCCGCGGTGTGCAGATCTACGAATGCAGGCGCAGCATGTGGCAGCTGCTCGAAGCGGCCGCGTCGCTCAACGGGGCCACCGTGAACCCGGTCCGGAAGGTCACCGCGGTGCACTTCCGCGGGCCGGCGTGGGTCTCCGACCAGGACGGCTCGACGGTGGCGGGCGCCGACCCGGTCAGCGCGCCGGGCGCCGGGGCGGGTGACGTGCCGCAGGTGCTGTATCGGGCCACCGGGAACCGGGGCGGCGGGCTGTTCGGGGAGGTCACCTACATTCAGCGGATCGCCACCCAGGGTGGCGTGGCGCCGACGAAGTCCTGCGGGGGCAATCAGCCGATCGCAGTCCCGTACCACGCTGTGTACCGATTTTTCGTGAAAAAGTAG
- a CDS encoding glycoside hydrolase family 6 protein, with the protein MRPISTRARALTAAAAVSVVAGAGAVAIASEASAAAGCRVDYSVNQWSTGFTGNVTVTNLGDPISGGWNLTWDFPGNQTITQGWSATIAQSGQHVTATNPSWATSIGTNGTANFGFNANYSGTNTAPAAFKLNGLACTGTVPNSPPPSSSGPSTGPSTGPSTGPSTGPSTNPGTKVDNPYAGVKGYVNPEWKAKADAEPGGSRVSNNPTAVWLDRIAAIAGTSDSSSNGSMGLRDHLNAALAQGAGYIQLVIYDLPGRDCAALASNGELGPDDLPRYKSEYIDPIAAIEADAKYKNLRIINIVEIDSLPNLVTNTSGQAGGTAMCDTMKANGGYVNGIGYALNKLGAIGNVYNYVDAAHHGWIGWDSNFGPTADIMLSAAKASGNVNNVTGFITDTANYSALREPFVQPTTTVNGQSVRQSKWVDWNQYTDELTFAQAFRQKLISIGFNSNIGMLIDTSRNGWGGSARPTRASTSTDVNTYVNESRIDRRIHAGNWCNQAGAGLGERPTAAPEPGIDAYVWVKPPGESDGSSSLIPNDEGKGFDRMCDPTYTGNARNGNSMSGALPNAPISGAWFSAQFQQLMANAYPPLS; encoded by the coding sequence ATGAGACCCATCTCCACCCGGGCCCGCGCCCTCACGGCAGCCGCCGCCGTGAGTGTCGTGGCCGGCGCCGGCGCGGTCGCGATCGCGTCCGAGGCCAGCGCCGCCGCCGGCTGTCGCGTCGATTATTCGGTGAACCAGTGGAGCACCGGCTTCACCGGCAACGTCACGGTCACCAACCTCGGTGACCCGATCTCCGGCGGCTGGAACCTCACCTGGGACTTCCCCGGCAACCAGACGATCACCCAGGGCTGGAGCGCCACCATCGCCCAGTCCGGCCAGCATGTCACCGCCACCAACCCGTCGTGGGCCACCTCCATCGGCACCAACGGGACGGCGAACTTCGGCTTCAACGCGAACTACTCGGGCACCAACACCGCGCCGGCCGCGTTCAAGCTGAACGGTCTCGCCTGCACCGGGACGGTCCCGAACTCGCCGCCGCCGTCGTCGAGCGGACCGTCGACCGGTCCCTCCACCGGTCCGTCCACCGGACCCTCGACCGGGCCGTCGACGAACCCGGGCACCAAGGTGGACAACCCGTACGCCGGGGTGAAGGGTTACGTCAACCCGGAGTGGAAGGCGAAGGCCGACGCCGAGCCCGGTGGCAGCCGGGTCTCGAACAACCCGACCGCCGTCTGGCTGGACCGGATCGCCGCGATCGCCGGCACCTCGGACAGCAGCTCCAACGGCTCGATGGGTCTGCGGGACCACCTGAACGCCGCGCTCGCCCAAGGCGCCGGCTACATCCAGCTGGTCATCTACGACCTGCCCGGCCGGGACTGCGCCGCGCTCGCCTCCAACGGTGAGCTGGGCCCGGACGACCTGCCGCGGTACAAGAGCGAGTACATCGACCCGATCGCCGCGATCGAGGCCGACGCGAAGTACAAGAACCTGCGGATCATCAACATCGTCGAGATCGACTCGCTGCCGAACCTGGTGACCAACACCTCCGGCCAGGCCGGCGGCACCGCGATGTGCGACACGATGAAGGCCAACGGGGGATACGTCAACGGCATCGGGTACGCGCTGAACAAGCTCGGTGCGATCGGCAACGTCTACAACTACGTGGACGCCGCGCACCACGGCTGGATCGGCTGGGACTCGAACTTCGGCCCGACCGCGGACATCATGCTGAGCGCCGCCAAGGCGTCCGGCAACGTCAACAACGTGACCGGCTTCATCACCGACACGGCGAACTACTCCGCGCTGCGGGAGCCGTTCGTGCAGCCGACCACCACGGTGAACGGCCAGAGCGTCCGGCAGTCGAAGTGGGTCGACTGGAACCAGTACACCGATGAGCTGACGTTCGCCCAGGCGTTCCGGCAGAAGCTGATCTCGATCGGCTTCAACAGCAACATCGGCATGCTGATCGACACCTCGCGCAACGGCTGGGGCGGCTCGGCCCGGCCCACCAGGGCGAGCACCTCGACCGACGTCAACACCTACGTCAACGAGTCGCGCATCGACCGCCGGATCCACGCCGGCAACTGGTGCAACCAGGCCGGCGCCGGCCTGGGTGAGCGGCCCACCGCGGCTCCCGAGCCGGGGATCGACGCCTACGTCTGGGTGAAGCCCCCGGGTGAGTCCGACGGCTCCTCCTCGCTGATCCCGAACGACGAGGGCAAGGGCTTCGACCGGATGTGCGACCCGACCTACACCGGCAACGCCCGCAACGGCAACAGCATGAGCGGTGCCCTGCCGAACGCCCCGATCTCCGGGGCCTGGTTCTCCGCCCAGTTCCAGCAGCTGATGGCCAACGCGTACCCGCCGTTGTCCTGA
- a CDS encoding RNA polymerase sigma factor, producing the protein MQTVDDDIGKLFDRHSRAVYNHAFRLTGSWSLAEEITSQTFLTAWQRRTDIRLVDGSALPWLLVTAGNHARTEQRTVRRWRRRLLSSPAPETACDHADDVAGRLDDERRMREVLTAVRGLPRAEREAVALCLWSGVGYPEAAAVLGITETAVRSRVSRARSRLTRSLSPAPPSASPAPPPASPASPAPPPASPASPAPPPASPASPAPPPASPASPAPPPASAAAPPVLPAATLTGNHQTLTEGHR; encoded by the coding sequence ATGCAGACCGTGGACGACGACATCGGGAAACTCTTCGACCGGCACTCCCGTGCCGTCTACAACCACGCCTTCCGGCTCACCGGGTCATGGTCGCTGGCCGAGGAGATCACCTCCCAGACCTTCCTCACCGCCTGGCAGCGCCGCACCGACATCCGGCTGGTCGACGGGTCCGCGCTGCCGTGGCTGCTGGTCACCGCCGGCAACCACGCCCGCACCGAACAGCGGACCGTGCGTCGCTGGCGCCGCCGTCTCCTGAGCTCTCCCGCCCCGGAGACCGCATGCGATCACGCCGACGACGTGGCCGGCCGGCTCGACGACGAACGGCGCATGCGGGAGGTCCTGACCGCGGTCCGGGGACTGCCCCGTGCCGAACGGGAGGCCGTCGCCCTCTGCCTCTGGTCCGGCGTGGGTTACCCGGAAGCCGCCGCGGTCCTCGGCATCACCGAGACCGCGGTCCGCAGCCGGGTGAGCCGGGCGCGCTCCCGCCTCACCCGTTCCCTCTCCCCCGCGCCGCCGTCCGCCTCTCCCGCTCCGCCGCCTGCCTCGCCCGCTTCTCCCGCTCCGCCGCCTGCCTCGCCCGCCTCTCCCGCTCCGCCGCCTGCCTCGCCCGCCTCTCCCGCTCCGCCGCCTGCCTCGCCCGCCTCTCCCGCTCCGCCGCCTGCCTCTGCCGCCGCGCCGCCCGTCTTGCCTGCCGCGACGCTGACCGGAAACCATCAGACGCTTACGGAGGGACACCGATGA
- a CDS encoding HAD family phosphatase, with protein sequence MAIEALIFDFDGLLMDTETTLLDSWRWEWRQHGLRLDESGFFADHGGDTSEIRYAALAAAVGPGFDRSASHARRTAYRERAHAALGLATGISAWLAEAERRGLRLAVASSSAGAWVRTNLARTGDLPRFEVLACGDEVPADKPDPAVYHLALHRLGLTADRAVAFEDSPHGVTAARAAGLRCVAIPNPHTPHARYRHADTLLPSAATTILSEVLARLA encoded by the coding sequence GTGGCGATCGAGGCGCTGATCTTTGATTTCGACGGTCTGCTGATGGACACCGAGACCACCCTGCTGGACAGCTGGCGATGGGAGTGGCGGCAGCACGGCCTGCGGCTCGACGAGTCCGGATTCTTCGCCGACCACGGCGGCGACACCAGCGAGATCCGCTACGCCGCCCTCGCCGCGGCGGTCGGGCCGGGTTTCGACCGGTCGGCCAGCCATGCCCGCCGCACCGCGTACCGCGAGCGGGCGCACGCCGCGCTCGGCCTGGCCACCGGCATCTCCGCCTGGCTCGCCGAAGCCGAACGCCGCGGCCTGCGCCTCGCCGTCGCCAGCAGCTCCGCCGGCGCCTGGGTCCGCACCAACCTGGCCCGCACCGGTGACCTCCCCCGCTTCGAGGTCCTGGCCTGCGGTGACGAGGTCCCGGCCGACAAACCCGACCCGGCCGTCTACCACCTGGCCCTGCACCGTCTCGGCCTCACCGCGGACCGGGCCGTCGCCTTCGAGGACTCCCCGCACGGCGTCACCGCCGCCCGGGCCGCCGGCCTGCGCTGCGTCGCCATCCCCAACCCGCACACCCCGCATGCCCGCTACCGGCATGCCGACACCCTGCTCCCCAGCGCCGCCACGACCATCCTCAGCGAGGTCCTCGCCCGTCTGGCGTAG